One stretch of Lucilia cuprina isolate Lc7/37 chromosome 6, ASM2204524v1, whole genome shotgun sequence DNA includes these proteins:
- the LOC111690400 gene encoding protein artichoke — protein sequence MIMLLQQIIKLILVVVIIGESYIAFCILIPGVMENSTISAILERNYTVKTSSTLVPRSGYTIDLMTTQPPTPIKRTAKLFNKGSQKKKHKDDVDVSSVPIEDVSREWMCPNISDTRSIECACDLPHTLRCNGDVHGLTILAEHLRTTPYSVALLDISLKNVTFLSDARIFDNVSLRCLIISSGEIKRVHKSAFFGIKGPLLALGLPGNALISVPWSSIAILVELERLDLSNNKIKALGTSDLAALSNLEYLDLSKNQLSSISQRTFVSLRKLEILKLGGNRLGDYAFSLKALTQCFNLRDLDISANNINGPLRTASLPVLKNLASLNLNRNLIKSIQNKAFENFSKLQTLFLRHNQIDVLQDHAFYGLGSLETLDLSYNGIVAISSASLQHLTRLTTLDLTHNFLRALTSDLITPLPSLIDLRLSGNDISIVARNALDGALELRSISMQENPLSCDCTIREFADWLQTANLMSQDLLTITCATPPKLEGAPLIQVPIEMLNCDMENAEKDNANIIEQLEAFAKKNHSIHSVKDLSDDIVLQELHFSTDYGLILSWRINFSKNGYICDAIFVYKEENINEILIDNSPIHCESKIINGQNTVSVIVPDSSSLDIGESYRFCLVMVQEYNPHSDITVGCSNITLLQISNPGNLPKTRQFKRRPYADFTKFDRSIEPEYKNKNALALDFTNNGRKFLTKSSHEEEDIDDYSQRTYNFVNSLNKSFLPGIGLGILVTSVLVLIWGALRLRHKTSNNNHNSNNTHISRRSSSLSATTCYAASEHIARIADSENRTRYLKLQATTSL from the exons ATGATCATGTTATTgcagcaaataataaaattaatactaGTTGTAGTAATAATAGGCGAAAGCTATAtagctttttgtattttaatacctGGCGTAATGGAAAATTCAACAATTAGCGCAATACTAGAAAGAAACTACACGGTTAAGACATCATCGACTTTAGTACCAAGGAGTGGATATACGATTGATTTAATGACAACACAACCTCCAACACCCATTAAGAGAACtgctaaattgtttaataaaggATCAcagaagaaaaaacataaagatGATGTCGACGTTTCATCAGTACCTATTGAGGATGTTTCTAGAGAATGGATGTGCCCAAATATATCCGATACTAGATCAATAGAATGTGCATGTGACTTGCCGCATACATTGCGATGCAATGGTGATGTACATGGCTTGACG ATATTGGCTGAACATTTACGCACAACACCATATTCTGTTGCTTTGTTggacatttcattaaaaaacgtTACGTTTCTCAGCGATGCCCGAATATTTGATAATGTTTCATTAAGATGCCTCATTATTTCCTCTGGTGAAATAAAGCGAGTTCATAAATCTGCATTTTTTGGTATAAAGGGTCCTCTTCTAGCATTGGGCTTACCAGGAAATGCTCTAATCAGCGTACCATGGAGTTCTATAGCAATATTGGTAGAGTTGGAACGATTAGatttatcaaataataaaataaaagcctTAGGTACTTCGGATTTGGCTGCCTTATCAAATCTTGAGTATTTAGATTTAAGCAAGAATCAGTTGTCGAGTATTTCACAAAGGACATTTGTTAGCCTAAGAAAATTGGAAATTCTTAAACTGGGTGGCAATCGATTGGGTGACTACGCTTTTAGTCTAAAAGCCCTTACACAGTGTTTCAATTTAAG ggATCTTGACATTAGTGCCAACAACATAAATGGACCATTGCGCACGGCTTCGCTACCTGTTTTGAAGAACCTAGCTAGTTTGAATTTAAATCGCAAtcttataaaaagtattcaaaaCAAGGcattcgaaaacttttctaaactTCAAACACTTTTTTTGCGACACAATCAAATAGATGTGTTGCAAGATCATGCCTTTTACGGGTTGGGTTCATTGGAAACTTTAGATCTGAGCTATAATGGTATAGTGGCTATATCGAGCGCTTCATTACAACATCTAACTCGTCTAACTACTCTGGACTTAACACACAACTTCCTTAGGGCTCTTACATCAGATCTCATAACTCCATTACCATCTCTAATTGATCTACGGTTGTCAGGAAATGATATTTCAATTGTGGCACGAAATGCTTTAGATGGCGCACTTGAACTGAGAAGTATATCCATGCAAGAAAATCCCCTCTCTTGTGACTGCACTATACGTGAATTCGCCGACTGGCTACAAACAGCGAATTTAATGTCACAAGATCTGCTTACTATAACATGTGCCACACCACCAAAATTAGAAGGAGCGCCTTTAATACAAGTACCAATAGAAATGCTCAATTGTGATATGGAAAATGCGGAAAAGGATAATGCAAATATCATTGAACAATTGGAAGCATTCGCAAAGAAAAATCATTCTATACATTCAGTTAAGGATTTGTCAGATGAC aTTGTCTTACAAGAACTTCACTTTTCTACTGATTATGGTCTAATTTTATCTTGGAggataaattttagtaaaaatggtTATATATGTGATGCAATCTTTGTATATAAGGAGGAAAATATTAACGAAATTCTGATAGATAATTCCCCG ATACATTGTGAAAGCAAAATTATTAATGGACAAAATACCGTGAGTGTAATAGTTCCTGATAGTTCTTCTTTAGATATAGGAGAGAG cTATCGGTTTTGCTTAGTTATGGTTCAAGAATATAACCCCCATTCTGATATAACTGTCGGCTGCTCTAATATTACTCTGCTACAAATTAGCAACCCTGGCAATCTCCCAAAAACTAGACAATTTAAACGGCGTCCTTATGCTGATTTTACAAAATTCGATAGATCCATTGAACCAGAATACAAGAATAAAAATGCACTGGCCTTAGATTTTACCAACAACGGACGTAAATTCCTCACAAAGTCCAGCCACGAGGAAGAGGACATAGATGACTACTCACAGAGGACTTATAATTTTGTGAActctttaaataaaagtttcttgCCTGGTATTGGTTTAGGAATTTTAGTTACATCTGTGTTAGTTTTGATTTGGGGAGCATTACGTCTTCGGCATAAAACCagcaataataatcataattcaaataatacacat